From the genome of Haloterrigena sp. KLK7, one region includes:
- a CDS encoding ABC transporter ATP-binding protein: MSGSGVDWEDEDPFEEQREEIENPMKRLFLEYGRNYTFQAIVGVFASIFARVLDLLPPIMLAVALDAVFRDEAASYAGALPFGGDLVAPYVPATQEGQFYLTVGVIAAAFFLGATFHWLRNWGFNAFAQNIQHDIRTDTYDKMQRLNMNFFADKQTGEMMSILSNDVNRLERFLNDGMNSLFRMAVMIVGIGVILFAYNWQLALVALLPVPLIAGFTYLFVRIIQPKYAAVRSTVGKVNSRLENNLGGIQVIKSSTTEDYESERVEDVSQDYFDANWDAIETRIKFFPGLRVLAGIGFVVTFLVGGLWVFQGPPGPFSGTLTEGEFVVFILYTQRFIWPMAQFGQIINMYQRARASSARMFGLMDEPSQVAENPDATELEVTEGRVEYDHVTFSYGDSGAQSASQTPTEERSDSGDDETIVEDVDFTVAGGETLALVGPTGAGKSTVLKLLLRMYDVDEGAITVDGRDIRDVTLESLRESIGYVSQDTFLFYGTVEENIKYGTFGADREDVVEAAKMAEAHDFIRNLPDGYDTEVGERGVKLSGGQRQRISIARAILKDPEILVLDEATSDVDTETEMLIQRSIDELAADRTTFAIAHRLSTIKDADQILVLEGGEIVERGAHGELLENGGLYSHLWGVQAGEIDELPQEFIERAQRRQARTEVDVDAGDDDD, translated from the coding sequence ATGAGCGGGAGTGGCGTCGACTGGGAGGACGAGGACCCGTTCGAGGAACAACGCGAGGAGATCGAGAACCCGATGAAGCGGCTGTTCCTCGAGTACGGACGCAACTACACGTTTCAGGCGATCGTCGGCGTCTTCGCGAGTATCTTCGCCCGCGTCCTCGATCTGTTGCCGCCGATCATGCTGGCGGTCGCCCTCGACGCCGTGTTCCGCGACGAGGCCGCCAGTTACGCCGGGGCGTTACCCTTCGGCGGCGACCTGGTCGCACCGTACGTCCCCGCGACCCAAGAGGGACAGTTCTACCTGACCGTCGGCGTCATCGCGGCCGCGTTCTTCCTCGGTGCGACGTTTCACTGGCTGCGCAACTGGGGGTTCAACGCCTTCGCCCAGAACATCCAGCACGACATCCGGACCGACACCTACGACAAGATGCAGCGGCTGAACATGAACTTCTTCGCGGACAAGCAGACCGGCGAGATGATGTCGATCCTCTCGAACGACGTCAACCGCCTCGAGCGCTTTCTCAACGACGGGATGAACTCCCTGTTTCGGATGGCGGTGATGATCGTCGGGATCGGCGTGATTCTCTTCGCCTACAACTGGCAACTCGCGCTGGTCGCCCTGCTCCCGGTGCCGCTGATCGCCGGGTTCACCTACCTGTTCGTCAGGATCATCCAGCCCAAGTACGCCGCCGTCCGCTCGACCGTCGGCAAGGTCAACTCCCGCCTCGAGAACAACCTCGGCGGGATTCAGGTCATCAAGTCGAGCACCACCGAAGACTACGAGTCCGAGCGGGTCGAGGACGTCTCGCAGGATTACTTCGACGCCAACTGGGACGCCATCGAGACGCGAATCAAGTTCTTCCCGGGACTGCGCGTCCTCGCCGGCATCGGCTTCGTCGTCACGTTCCTCGTCGGCGGCCTGTGGGTCTTCCAGGGACCCCCTGGACCCTTCTCCGGCACGCTGACCGAAGGCGAGTTCGTCGTCTTCATCCTCTACACGCAGCGCTTCATCTGGCCGATGGCGCAGTTCGGGCAGATCATCAACATGTATCAGCGCGCTCGCGCCTCCTCGGCGCGGATGTTCGGCCTGATGGACGAACCGAGCCAAGTGGCAGAGAACCCCGACGCCACCGAACTCGAGGTGACGGAGGGTCGCGTCGAGTACGACCACGTCACCTTCAGCTACGGTGATAGCGGGGCGCAAAGCGCCTCGCAGACGCCGACCGAGGAGCGCAGCGACTCGGGAGACGACGAGACCATCGTCGAGGACGTCGACTTCACCGTCGCGGGCGGCGAGACGCTGGCGCTCGTCGGTCCCACGGGCGCGGGCAAGTCGACCGTTCTCAAACTCCTCCTGCGGATGTACGACGTCGACGAGGGAGCGATCACTGTCGACGGACGAGACATCCGCGACGTCACCCTCGAGAGTCTCCGAGAGTCGATCGGCTACGTCAGCCAGGATACCTTCCTCTTCTACGGCACCGTCGAGGAGAACATCAAATACGGCACGTTCGGCGCCGACCGCGAGGACGTGGTCGAGGCCGCGAAGATGGCCGAGGCCCACGACTTCATTCGGAACCTCCCCGACGGCTACGACACCGAGGTCGGCGAGCGCGGCGTCAAACTCTCGGGCGGCCAGCGCCAGCGCATCTCCATCGCGCGGGCGATCCTCAAGGATCCCGAGATCCTCGTCTTAGACGAGGCGACCAGCGACGTCGACACCGAGACGGAGATGCTCATCCAGCGCTCGATCGACGAACTCGCTGCCGACCGGACCACGTTCGCCATCGCCCACCGCCTCTCGACGATCAAGGACGCCGACCAGATCCTGGTCCTCGAGGGCGGCGAGATCGTCGAACGCGGCGCCCACGGGGAGTTGCTCGAGAACGGCGGACTCTACTCGCATCTCTGGGGCGTCCAGGCCGGCGAGATCGACGAACTCCCTCAGGAGTTCATCGAGCGCGCCCAGCGCCGACAGGCGCGGACGGAGGTCGACGTGGACGCCGGCGACGATGACGACTGA
- the azf gene encoding NAD-dependent glucose-6-phosphate dehydrogenase Azf, with product MAQSVLLTGAAGRVGEAILGGLADDYEWRLLDRDPPTEDYPGEFVVADITEEEAIREAMEGIDVVLHLAGDPRKTAPWDSVLTNNIDGTQTIFEAAVDAGVEKVAFASSNHAVGHYETEERTPELYRAHDDYLLDGTEQPRPGNLYGVSKVAGEALGRYYHDEYGISVVNVRIGNLTENHPPIDYERGQAMWLSYRDCAHLFDRCIQADYDYEIVYGISDNDRKYYSIERAREALGYDPQDNSAAHTDD from the coding sequence ATGGCACAGTCAGTCCTGCTTACGGGGGCTGCGGGGCGGGTCGGAGAGGCCATCCTCGGCGGCCTCGCGGACGACTACGAGTGGCGGTTGCTGGATCGCGATCCACCGACGGAGGACTACCCCGGCGAGTTCGTCGTCGCGGACATCACCGAAGAGGAGGCCATCCGCGAGGCGATGGAGGGCATCGACGTCGTGCTCCACCTCGCGGGGGATCCCCGAAAGACGGCGCCGTGGGACAGCGTCCTGACGAACAACATCGACGGAACCCAGACGATCTTCGAGGCCGCCGTCGACGCCGGCGTCGAGAAGGTCGCCTTCGCCTCCTCGAACCACGCCGTCGGCCACTACGAGACCGAGGAGCGAACGCCCGAGCTGTACCGCGCCCACGACGACTACCTGCTCGACGGGACGGAACAGCCCCGGCCGGGCAACCTCTACGGCGTCTCGAAGGTCGCCGGCGAGGCGCTCGGTCGCTACTACCACGACGAGTACGGTATCTCGGTAGTCAACGTCCGCATCGGGAATCTCACGGAGAACCACCCGCCGATCGACTACGAACGCGGCCAGGCGATGTGGCTCTCCTACCGGGACTGTGCACACCTCTTCGATCGCTGCATTCAGGCCGACTACGACTACGAGATCGTCTACGGCATCTCCGACAACGACCGGAAGTACTACTCCATCGAGCGCGCCCGCGAGGCGCTGGGCTACGACCCGCAGGACAACTCCGCCGCCCACACCGACGACTGA
- a CDS encoding DUF192 domain-containing protein, with the protein MALERVQKVLLAIAAVGVIVMLVLQMGLVEPPWTEDEGTVRVVDGDTGAELATVEVEVADTRNERYTGLSDHESLADGQGMLFVHGDEDERTYVMREMDFDIDIVFVGADGEITAIEHARAPEAGEDGEELEYSGEAKWVLEVPRGYANETGMAAGDEVDIEYE; encoded by the coding sequence ATGGCCCTCGAGCGCGTCCAGAAGGTCCTCCTGGCGATTGCAGCCGTCGGCGTGATCGTCATGCTCGTTCTCCAGATGGGGCTGGTCGAACCGCCGTGGACCGAAGACGAGGGCACCGTCCGCGTCGTCGACGGCGACACCGGTGCGGAGCTCGCGACCGTCGAGGTCGAGGTCGCGGACACCCGAAACGAGCGCTACACCGGATTGAGCGACCACGAATCGCTCGCGGACGGCCAGGGAATGCTGTTCGTCCACGGCGACGAGGACGAGCGGACCTACGTGATGCGGGAGATGGACTTCGACATCGACATCGTCTTCGTCGGCGCCGACGGCGAAATCACGGCGATCGAACACGCCCGCGCGCCCGAGGCCGGCGAGGACGGCGAGGAACTCGAGTACTCCGGCGAAGCGAAGTGGGTCCTCGAGGTGCCGCGGGGCTACGCCAACGAGACGGGAATGGCGGCCGGCGACGAGGTCGACATCGAGTACGAGTGA
- a CDS encoding aldo/keto reductase yields MSETPQNESDTFEIGDRTVHRLGFGAMRLTGDEIIGPPDDEEQAREVLQRAVEVGVDLVDTADSYGPAVSERLIGEAIGDRDDVLVATKAGLLRNREGEWLAHGDPDYIRNQVLTSLDRLQTETIDLYQFHRPDDDTPFEDSVAAFAELKDQGLVSEVGLSNVSPEHIDQAREQVEIATVQNRYNVGDRGAADALELCTEEGIGFIPWAPINGDDVDEHGDLLDEIGDEHDATRRQVALAWLLERSDVILPIPGTSDPEHLESNVAASQLSLSDDEVQRLTEAAD; encoded by the coding sequence GTGAGCGAGACACCGCAAAACGAGAGCGACACGTTCGAGATCGGCGACAGAACCGTCCATCGGCTCGGCTTCGGGGCGATGCGTCTCACCGGTGACGAGATCATCGGACCGCCGGACGACGAGGAACAGGCTCGCGAGGTGCTCCAGCGAGCGGTCGAGGTCGGCGTCGATCTCGTCGACACGGCCGACTCCTACGGGCCCGCGGTGAGCGAGCGCCTCATCGGCGAGGCGATCGGCGACCGCGACGACGTGCTGGTCGCGACCAAGGCCGGCCTGCTGCGCAACCGCGAGGGCGAGTGGCTCGCCCACGGCGATCCCGATTACATCCGTAATCAGGTGCTCACCTCGCTGGATCGCCTCCAGACGGAGACCATCGACCTCTACCAGTTCCACCGTCCCGACGACGACACGCCGTTCGAGGACTCCGTGGCGGCCTTCGCCGAACTCAAAGACCAGGGGCTCGTCAGCGAGGTGGGGCTCAGCAACGTCTCGCCCGAACACATCGATCAGGCCCGCGAACAGGTCGAGATCGCGACCGTCCAGAACCGGTACAACGTCGGGGACCGCGGCGCCGCCGACGCCCTCGAACTCTGTACCGAGGAGGGCATCGGCTTCATCCCGTGGGCGCCGATCAACGGCGACGACGTCGACGAGCACGGCGACCTCCTCGACGAGATCGGAGACGAGCACGACGCGACGCGCCGCCAGGTCGCCCTGGCGTGGCTCCTCGAGCGCTCGGACGTCATCCTCCCGATTCCGGGGACGTCCGATCCCGAGCACCTCGAGTCGAACGTCGCGGCCTCGCAGCTCTCGCTGTCCGACGACGAGGTACAGCGGCTGACCGAGGCGGCCGACTGA
- a CDS encoding DUF309 domain-containing protein, whose product MRDELRAGAAIYNASHYHAAHDAWEEHWLDLEAGTDDERLLHGLIQFTAAVVHARERNWEGAVGLAESGREYLAELPAEYRDVRLPPVRSFLEALAADPELVERRSPVRLVHEGTVPRPSTLAFEPTAIAATVLADELGYDATPVETARQYAERDLAAGDDDSRFISLLFDFVREDDHRGIIYQRLTDHVGRREARESDVEGLF is encoded by the coding sequence ATGCGCGACGAGCTCCGGGCGGGGGCCGCGATCTACAACGCGAGTCACTACCACGCCGCCCACGACGCCTGGGAGGAGCACTGGCTGGATCTCGAGGCCGGCACCGACGACGAGCGATTACTCCACGGACTGATCCAGTTCACAGCTGCGGTCGTCCACGCCCGCGAGCGCAACTGGGAGGGGGCCGTCGGGCTGGCCGAGAGCGGCCGGGAGTACCTCGCCGAGTTGCCGGCCGAGTATCGCGACGTTCGGCTCCCGCCGGTGCGATCGTTCCTCGAGGCGCTGGCGGCCGATCCCGAACTCGTCGAGCGTCGGTCGCCGGTCCGCCTCGTCCACGAGGGAACCGTGCCGAGGCCGTCGACGCTCGCGTTCGAACCGACGGCGATCGCCGCGACCGTCCTCGCCGACGAACTGGGCTACGACGCGACCCCCGTCGAAACGGCCCGCCAGTACGCCGAACGCGATCTGGCGGCCGGCGACGACGATAGCCGCTTCATTTCGCTGCTGTTCGATTTCGTCCGCGAGGACGACCACCGCGGGATCATCTATCAGCGGCTCACGGATCACGTCGGTCGGCGCGAGGCTCGCGAGTCCGACGTCGAAGGACTGTTCTAA
- a CDS encoding aldo/keto reductase, producing the protein MEYTTLGSTGMEVSRIGLGCMSFGSGREWMLDREEGTELIERAIDLGINFFDTANVYSTGESEEILGDALEGYDRDAQVVATKVYAEMDPDNPNASGLSRKAIEQELEASLDRLGLETVDLYQTHRWDYDTPIDETLRALDDAVRRGKVRYVGTSSMWAHQFAEAVQTSDRLDLERFATMQNHYNLFYREEEREMLPLCEKEGVGVIPWSPLARGVGTRPHDQIESTTRGQTDQYLEQIPYLEGGGEEINERVQELAAEKGVTMAQISLAWLLHKDWVDAPIVGTTSVEHLEEAVEALDVDLTASDVAYLEEPYEPLPIAGHE; encoded by the coding sequence ATGGAGTACACGACGCTCGGTTCGACCGGGATGGAAGTCAGTCGCATCGGCCTCGGCTGCATGAGTTTCGGCAGCGGTCGGGAGTGGATGCTCGACCGCGAGGAGGGAACCGAACTCATCGAGCGCGCGATCGACCTCGGGATCAACTTCTTCGACACCGCCAACGTCTACTCCACGGGCGAGTCCGAGGAGATCCTCGGCGACGCCCTCGAGGGGTACGACCGAGACGCGCAGGTCGTCGCGACGAAGGTCTACGCCGAGATGGACCCCGACAACCCAAACGCCAGCGGCCTCTCGCGGAAGGCGATCGAACAGGAGCTCGAGGCCAGCCTCGACCGACTCGGCCTCGAGACCGTCGACCTCTACCAGACCCACCGCTGGGATTACGACACGCCGATCGACGAGACGCTGCGGGCGCTGGACGACGCCGTCCGGCGCGGAAAGGTGCGCTACGTCGGCACCTCCTCGATGTGGGCCCACCAGTTCGCCGAGGCCGTACAGACGAGCGACCGACTCGACCTCGAGCGGTTCGCGACGATGCAGAACCACTACAACCTGTTCTACCGCGAGGAGGAACGCGAGATGCTCCCCCTCTGTGAGAAGGAAGGCGTCGGCGTGATCCCGTGGTCGCCGCTGGCCCGCGGTGTCGGTACCCGCCCGCACGATCAAATCGAGTCGACGACCCGCGGGCAGACGGATCAGTATCTCGAGCAGATCCCCTACCTCGAGGGCGGCGGCGAGGAGATCAACGAACGGGTGCAGGAACTGGCCGCCGAGAAGGGCGTCACGATGGCCCAGATCAGCCTCGCGTGGCTGCTGCACAAGGACTGGGTCGACGCTCCCATCGTCGGCACGACCAGCGTCGAACACTTAGAGGAGGCCGTCGAAGCCCTCGACGTCGATCTCACGGCGTCGGACGTTGCCTACCTCGAGGAGCCCTACGAGCCGCTCCCGATCGCGGGCCACGAGTAG
- a CDS encoding zinc ribbon domain-containing protein — translation MISLGQLYAAILAALLLGALGVSIPVLRGVVREGRERRRQRRAGELDRETDDEASDRVTSPPLEGETTGRRRATCRQCGAENDPQFTYCRRCATPL, via the coding sequence GTGATCTCGCTCGGCCAGCTCTACGCCGCGATCCTCGCCGCGCTCCTGCTCGGCGCCCTCGGCGTTAGCATCCCCGTTCTCCGAGGGGTCGTCCGAGAGGGACGCGAGCGCCGGCGACAGCGACGGGCGGGCGAACTGGACCGCGAGACCGACGACGAGGCGTCCGACCGGGTCACGTCCCCGCCCCTCGAGGGAGAGACGACGGGGCGGAGGCGCGCGACGTGCCGGCAGTGTGGCGCGGAGAACGATCCGCAGTTCACGTACTGCCGCCGTTGTGCGACGCCCCTCTGA
- a CDS encoding phosphate-starvation-inducible PsiE family protein — protein MSDDDNGSRGPASDAPATVVDPDRIAAVADQFIRYVELVAAWVFAVLFAIGVVDLTLQILRSIRTGNITDPLVVIGFIDTGLLLLIIVEVYHTVIAYTQESDTRQIVRLVIYTGVIAMIRKAIIFRTSEYASTQDALFAAVSYTIIIFGLVALLFAERVYG, from the coding sequence ATGTCTGACGACGACAACGGTTCTCGAGGGCCGGCGTCCGACGCTCCCGCTACCGTCGTCGATCCCGATCGGATCGCCGCGGTGGCGGACCAGTTCATTCGATACGTCGAACTGGTCGCCGCGTGGGTCTTCGCGGTCCTCTTCGCGATCGGCGTCGTCGACCTGACGCTGCAGATCCTGCGGTCGATCCGAACGGGAAACATCACCGATCCGCTCGTCGTCATCGGGTTCATCGACACGGGGCTCCTGTTGCTGATAATCGTCGAGGTGTATCACACGGTCATCGCGTACACGCAGGAGAGCGACACCCGACAGATCGTCAGGCTCGTGATCTACACGGGAGTGATCGCGATGATCCGAAAAGCGATCATCTTCCGGACGAGCGAGTACGCGAGCACGCAAGACGCCCTGTTCGCCGCGGTTTCGTACACGATCATCATCTTCGGACTCGTCGCGTTGCTCTTCGCGGAGCGCGTGTACGGATGA
- a CDS encoding haloacid dehalogenase type II, which translates to MDDIETITVDSYTTLVDVGSQADVLEERVPAIEDGERVSQLWRSRYIEYSMIANDIDEYRPFWELIGQGLEYALEETDYEASTEVRDRIRREVYEERLTVFDDVTDGIERLADAGYEVSVLSNGTPEMLEHLVAAADLEGTIARTISADEVETYKPDPAIYRHAADRIGAPIEEILHVSGGRLRDVWGAKHAGMRGAWLARPEQDAPRERLGRDPDAVVESVHDLADRLE; encoded by the coding sequence GTGGACGACATTGAGACGATTACGGTCGACTCGTATACGACGCTGGTCGACGTCGGATCGCAGGCCGACGTCCTCGAGGAGCGCGTCCCGGCGATCGAGGACGGGGAACGGGTCTCGCAACTGTGGCGGAGCCGGTACATCGAGTATTCGATGATCGCGAACGACATCGACGAGTACCGTCCCTTCTGGGAGTTGATCGGGCAGGGACTCGAGTACGCCCTCGAGGAGACCGATTACGAGGCGTCCACCGAGGTCCGCGATCGAATCCGGCGCGAGGTCTACGAGGAGCGGCTCACCGTCTTCGACGACGTCACCGACGGGATCGAGCGACTCGCCGACGCGGGCTACGAGGTCTCCGTTCTCTCGAACGGAACCCCGGAAATGCTCGAGCACCTCGTCGCGGCCGCCGACCTCGAGGGAACGATCGCGCGGACGATCAGCGCGGACGAGGTCGAGACCTACAAGCCGGACCCGGCGATCTACCGCCACGCCGCCGACCGCATCGGCGCGCCGATCGAGGAGATCCTGCACGTCTCCGGCGGGAGGCTGCGCGACGTGTGGGGCGCCAAGCACGCGGGCATGCGTGGGGCGTGGCTCGCGCGGCCCGAACAGGACGCTCCGCGGGAGCGTCTCGGACGCGACCCCGACGCCGTGGTCGAGAGCGTCCACGACCTCGCGGACCGCCTCGAGTAG
- a CDS encoding creatininase family protein has translation MDLRDATWTDARDCETDLAVVPVGSTEQHGPHAPLGTDVVAAEAVADAGVERVDREVVRAPAIPVGIAEEHRQFPGTMWVSEETFRDYVGEAVESLAHHGFDRIVVVNGHGGNVDALREVGGRITRDGDAYAVPFTWFEAVGEHSAEMGHGGPLETALLRHCAPELVREERIEEARDGRAESWGDWLSYTNLAYDAAEFTENGVVGDPADGDRQRGEELLELAGDALARLLEAVAERDVSRPERRE, from the coding sequence ATGGACCTACGCGACGCGACGTGGACGGACGCCCGCGACTGCGAGACGGATCTGGCGGTCGTCCCCGTCGGCAGCACGGAACAGCACGGCCCCCACGCCCCCCTGGGAACGGACGTGGTCGCCGCGGAAGCGGTCGCCGACGCCGGCGTCGAGCGCGTCGACCGCGAGGTCGTCCGCGCGCCGGCGATTCCGGTCGGCATCGCCGAGGAACACCGCCAGTTTCCCGGCACGATGTGGGTCTCCGAGGAGACCTTTCGGGACTACGTCGGCGAGGCCGTCGAGAGCCTCGCCCACCACGGCTTCGATCGGATCGTCGTCGTCAACGGCCACGGCGGCAACGTCGACGCGCTACGGGAGGTCGGCGGCCGGATCACCCGCGACGGCGACGCCTACGCCGTCCCCTTCACCTGGTTCGAGGCCGTCGGCGAACACTCCGCGGAGATGGGCCACGGCGGCCCGCTCGAGACCGCCCTGCTGCGCCACTGCGCGCCGGAACTCGTTCGCGAGGAACGGATCGAGGAGGCACGGGACGGACGGGCCGAGAGCTGGGGCGATTGGCTGAGCTATACGAATCTGGCCTACGACGCGGCGGAGTTCACCGAAAACGGCGTCGTCGGCGATCCCGCGGACGGGGATCGGCAACGCGGCGAGGAACTGCTCGAGTTGGCGGGCGACGCGCTGGCACGGTTGCTCGAGGCCGTCGCCGAGCGAGACGTCTCACGGCCCGAGCGTCGGGAGTAG
- a CDS encoding DUF5790 family protein — MSQATFGDDEELFGEAANEMRADVESSLEDGWAALPDADDVWETDADNVLGVLNGLNSALDAGDAEEHLRDAKKWFTMGQRADAFEDADDLEEAIGDLEDAIADISEAGEQVGELTSTIPALRGTLEDAGPDTDADESEESAEAEDTDESAEDEEDEADEADDTEADDGDDESDEDEE; from the coding sequence ATGAGCCAAGCGACATTCGGCGACGACGAGGAACTGTTCGGCGAGGCCGCAAACGAGATGCGCGCAGACGTCGAATCCTCGCTCGAGGACGGCTGGGCGGCGCTGCCGGACGCCGACGACGTCTGGGAGACGGACGCCGACAACGTGCTCGGCGTGCTCAACGGACTCAACTCCGCGCTGGACGCCGGCGACGCCGAGGAGCACCTCCGCGACGCCAAGAAGTGGTTCACGATGGGCCAGCGCGCCGACGCCTTCGAGGACGCCGACGACCTCGAGGAAGCGATCGGCGACCTCGAGGACGCCATCGCGGACATCTCCGAGGCCGGCGAGCAGGTCGGCGAACTCACCTCGACGATTCCCGCGCTTCGGGGCACGCTCGAGGACGCCGGTCCGGACACCGACGCCGACGAGTCCGAGGAATCGGCGGAAGCCGAGGACACGGACGAAAGCGCGGAAGACGAGGAAGACGAAGCGGACGAAGCGGACGACACAGAGGCGGACGACGGGGACGACGAGTCCGACGAAGACGAGGAGTGA
- a CDS encoding aldo/keto reductase has protein sequence MDEVPTQSLPSGDEIPVVGAGTWDIGGDAVKESVRTALDLGYTHVDTAEGYQNEAEIGEVLAEHDREDVFLTSKVLPSNLHYDDVFESLEASLDKLGTSYLDLYLIHWPNPAISLRETFDALERAHEEGLIRNVGVSNFSRYQLTFARKVADVPIAVNQIELHPWYYREELIEYCQRHDIVVEAAAPLARTELFEDPVLNDIADTYEKTPAQIALKWTLRKDAVVLPKSSSADHLRQNIDLFEWELDDDDVARIDDIDRMDNVYMIDVDDDIYGIPP, from the coding sequence ATGGACGAAGTACCAACTCAATCGCTTCCGAGCGGTGACGAGATTCCGGTCGTCGGCGCCGGTACGTGGGACATCGGCGGCGACGCCGTGAAAGAGTCGGTCCGAACCGCGCTCGATCTCGGCTACACCCACGTCGACACGGCGGAGGGGTACCAGAACGAAGCCGAGATCGGCGAGGTTCTCGCCGAGCACGACCGAGAGGACGTGTTTCTCACGTCCAAGGTGCTTCCGTCGAACCTCCACTACGACGACGTGTTCGAGTCCCTGGAGGCGTCACTCGACAAACTCGGCACGTCCTACCTGGACCTGTATCTCATCCACTGGCCGAACCCGGCGATCTCGCTGCGAGAGACGTTCGATGCCCTCGAGCGAGCCCACGAGGAGGGACTGATCCGAAACGTCGGCGTCAGCAACTTCAGCCGGTATCAGCTCACGTTCGCCCGGAAGGTGGCCGACGTGCCGATCGCGGTCAATCAGATCGAACTCCATCCGTGGTACTACCGCGAGGAGTTGATCGAGTACTGCCAGCGGCACGACATCGTCGTCGAGGCGGCCGCGCCGCTGGCCAGAACCGAACTGTTCGAGGACCCGGTGTTGAACGATATCGCCGATACCTACGAGAAGACGCCGGCACAGATCGCCCTGAAGTGGACGCTCCGGAAGGACGCGGTCGTGCTGCCCAAGTCGTCATCGGCGGACCATCTCCGACAGAATATCGACCTCTTCGAGTGGGAACTCGACGACGACGACGTCGCTCGCATCGACGACATCGACCGAATGGACAACGTCTACATGATCGACGTCGACGACGATATCTACGGCATTCCGCCCTGA
- a CDS encoding dihydroneopterin aldolase family protein, producing the protein MTATDPTDAEAACFEAGIKFGTLYHQFAGTPVSPDSAASLETAMEEAIENQPHCTDVTVDVRTDELEAELADSAADYTELTGRFLEVEIVVDYEGREVVTRMAMEDGYPLMRVESVRGRQ; encoded by the coding sequence ATGACTGCGACCGATCCCACCGACGCCGAGGCCGCCTGCTTCGAGGCCGGCATCAAGTTCGGTACGCTCTACCACCAGTTCGCCGGCACGCCCGTCTCGCCCGACAGCGCCGCCAGCCTCGAGACGGCGATGGAGGAGGCCATCGAGAACCAGCCCCACTGCACCGACGTCACCGTCGACGTCCGCACCGACGAACTCGAGGCCGAACTCGCCGACTCGGCGGCCGACTACACCGAGCTGACGGGCCGGTTCCTCGAGGTCGAGATCGTCGTCGACTACGAGGGCCGCGAGGTCGTCACCCGCATGGCGATGGAGGACGGCTATCCGCTGATGCGCGTCGAGTCCGTCCGCGGTCGTCAGTAG